A single region of the Terriglobia bacterium genome encodes:
- a CDS encoding gas vesicle protein — protein sequence MAQQHGPPHSLQTSTLSDVLERVLDKGIVIAGDIRVKLVDIELLSIQIRLVICSVEKAQEMGMDWWVNNPIFRADKQAEIAPGPLASIEERMSRLEASLHKVPVPAS from the coding sequence ATGGCGCAACAACACGGTCCGCCACACTCGCTGCAAACTTCCACCCTGTCGGATGTCCTGGAGCGAGTTCTGGACAAAGGCATCGTCATCGCCGGCGATATCAGGGTCAAGCTGGTTGACATCGAGCTGCTTTCGATCCAGATCCGCCTGGTCATCTGCTCGGTCGAGAAGGCCCAGGAAATGGGCATGGACTGGTGGGTGAACAATCCCATCTTCCGTGCCGACAAGCAGGCGGAAATCGCGCCCGGCCCTCTGGCCAGCATCGAGGAAAGGATGTCCCGGCTGGAAGCTTCCTTGCACAAAGTGCCTGTGCCGGCAAGCTGA
- a CDS encoding gas vesicle protein K — MQPCDPARVESDNLSEFARVMEVDRLPGSELHQMRRCRTPRLNLDGNQQKNGLGQLVLTLVKVLHELLERQAIRRVESGSLSSQQVERLGLALMQQSREIERLRKEFGLEEEDLNLDLGPLGRLL; from the coding sequence ATGCAGCCTTGTGACCCGGCGCGGGTGGAGTCCGACAACCTGAGCGAATTCGCTCGGGTGATGGAGGTCGACAGACTCCCCGGCTCCGAGTTACACCAGATGCGGCGCTGCCGGACCCCGCGCCTGAACCTCGACGGCAACCAGCAGAAGAACGGGCTGGGACAACTGGTGCTGACTCTGGTCAAAGTGCTGCACGAATTGCTGGAGCGGCAAGCCATCCGTCGGGTGGAGTCCGGTTCCCTGAGCAGCCAGCAGGTGGAAAGGCTGGGCCTGGCCCTGATGCAGCAAAGTCGGGAAATTGAGCGGCTGCGAAAGGAATTCGGCCTGGAAGAAGAGGATCTCAACCTCGACCTTGGCCCGCTGGGAAGACTTCTGTAA
- a CDS encoding gas vesicle protein: protein MPIENTTAADLVTAPRVTLNDSQRISLCEVLDRVLNKGVVVDGEATIAVAGIDLIYLGLKLVLTSIETARLGWHGAAADSGARTGEMTDAAL, encoded by the coding sequence ATGCCGATTGAGAATACAACCGCAGCCGACCTTGTGACGGCGCCACGGGTGACCTTGAATGATTCGCAGCGAATTTCCTTGTGCGAGGTGCTGGACCGAGTGCTGAACAAGGGCGTGGTGGTGGATGGGGAAGCGACCATTGCGGTAGCCGGAATCGACCTCATCTATCTGGGGCTGAAACTGGTGCTGACCTCCATCGAAACGGCGCGCCTGGGCTGGCATGGCGCCGCGGCGGATTCCGGAGCGCGGACTGGGGAGATGACAGATGCAGCCTTGTGA
- a CDS encoding ArsA family ATPase yields the protein MAGSIAGGGKVKEPEPSFLAPRGLQLLIFGGKGGVGKTTCATASALRLARRAPQSSFLLVSTDPAHSLADSLADLVPPHNLKVLELDSEKYLLKFKQKHNHHLREIASRGTFLDDDEINRFLDLSLPGLDELIAFLEIAAWVEHRLYDCILVDTAPSGHTLRLLTMPEFLRKWLAMLETLLAKHRYMRWKFSRSRERDELDAFLDDLAGSVKRVEEVLVDSQRCSFVLVMLAEPMSLRETVSIVKEADYLQLPVRDIIVNKLYPVNDCSVCRHEYFLQARSLRKLFLETCLPRFALWGIPLHAEEVRGASALEPFWDAARPIREPPAEVAEEMALPAVQEGEGMQVPGPGVALLIFAGKGGVGKTTLACAAALHLAECSSRRVLLVSTGPSHSLSGCLDQAIDSKPRRILPGLTALEIDSEAEFEAMKRQYAGDIEKFLESVSGNFDLSYDREVLERALDLSPPGLDEVMGLTRVMALLASRDYDVLVLDSAATGHLIRLLELPEVIDQWLKAFFDVLLRYRQLFRLTAFSQKLVEMSKNLKMLRRLLKDPTGSALYAVSIPTAMAFEETRDLLAACGRLRISVPGLFINLLTPPSDCGLCSSLSRQESLICERFKRNFLGRITRVYRHGEIRGLHGLRDLGEALYQRTATESSVVHAD from the coding sequence ATGGCAGGAAGCATCGCAGGGGGAGGGAAAGTGAAGGAGCCAGAGCCGAGCTTTCTGGCGCCTCGCGGCTTGCAGTTGCTGATCTTCGGCGGAAAAGGCGGTGTGGGCAAGACCACCTGTGCCACCGCCTCGGCATTGCGCCTGGCGAGGCGCGCGCCCCAGTCATCGTTTCTGCTGGTCTCGACCGACCCGGCGCACTCTCTGGCCGACAGCCTGGCGGATCTGGTCCCGCCGCACAACCTGAAGGTTCTGGAACTGGACTCCGAGAAATACTTGCTGAAGTTCAAGCAGAAGCACAACCACCATCTGCGCGAGATCGCCTCGCGCGGAACTTTCTTGGACGACGACGAGATCAACCGCTTCCTCGACCTGTCTCTGCCGGGCCTGGACGAGTTGATCGCGTTTCTGGAGATTGCGGCTTGGGTAGAACATCGCCTGTACGACTGCATCCTTGTTGACACCGCTCCCAGCGGTCACACCCTGCGCCTGTTGACCATGCCGGAATTCCTGCGCAAGTGGCTGGCCATGCTGGAGACCCTGCTCGCCAAGCACCGCTACATGAGATGGAAGTTTTCTCGCTCCCGCGAGCGCGACGAACTGGACGCATTCCTGGATGACCTGGCCGGCTCGGTGAAACGTGTGGAGGAAGTCCTGGTGGATTCCCAGCGCTGCAGTTTCGTTCTGGTCATGCTGGCGGAGCCGATGAGCCTCCGAGAAACGGTCTCGATTGTGAAGGAGGCGGATTATCTCCAGCTGCCGGTGCGCGACATCATCGTCAACAAGCTGTACCCGGTGAATGACTGCAGCGTCTGCCGCCATGAGTACTTCCTGCAGGCCCGCTCTCTCCGGAAACTATTTCTTGAGACTTGCCTGCCCAGGTTCGCGCTGTGGGGCATTCCCCTACACGCCGAAGAAGTCCGAGGAGCAAGCGCACTGGAGCCATTTTGGGATGCGGCCCGGCCCATCCGCGAGCCTCCGGCGGAGGTGGCGGAGGAAATGGCGCTGCCGGCAGTCCAGGAAGGAGAAGGGATGCAGGTTCCCGGGCCGGGAGTTGCGCTGCTGATTTTTGCCGGCAAGGGCGGCGTGGGCAAGACAACCCTGGCCTGCGCCGCTGCCCTTCACTTGGCGGAATGTTCATCACGAAGAGTTCTCCTGGTTTCTACCGGGCCCTCCCACTCACTGTCGGGGTGCCTGGACCAGGCGATTGACTCCAAGCCAAGACGCATCCTGCCCGGCTTGACCGCCCTGGAAATCGATTCGGAGGCGGAGTTTGAGGCGATGAAGCGGCAGTACGCGGGGGATATCGAGAAGTTCCTGGAGTCGGTCTCCGGCAACTTTGATTTGTCTTACGACCGCGAGGTCTTGGAACGGGCCCTGGACCTTTCTCCGCCAGGTCTGGACGAGGTGATGGGCTTGACCCGGGTTATGGCGCTGCTGGCTTCGCGGGACTATGACGTGCTGGTGCTGGATTCGGCCGCCACCGGCCACCTGATCCGGCTGTTGGAGCTCCCAGAGGTCATCGATCAATGGCTGAAAGCGTTTTTTGACGTGCTGCTGAGGTACCGGCAGCTTTTCCGGCTAACTGCGTTTTCCCAGAAGCTGGTGGAGATGTCCAAGAATCTGAAAATGCTGCGGCGGTTGCTGAAGGATCCGACTGGTTCGGCCCTCTACGCGGTGAGCATCCCGACCGCAATGGCTTTTGAGGAGACGCGCGACCTGCTGGCGGCCTGCGGACGTTTACGGATCTCGGTGCCGGGACTGTTCATCAACCTGCTCACGCCACCCAGCGATTGCGGGTTGTGCTCCTCCCTGAGCCGCCAGGAATCGCTGATCTGCGAGAGATTCAAAAGGAATTTTCTCGGCCGAATCACCCGCGTCTACCGCCACGGAGAGATTCGCGGACTGCACGGGCTGCGCGACCTGGGAGAGGCGCTGTATCAGCGCACGGCGACGGAATCGAGTGTGGTCCATGCCGATTGA
- a CDS encoding gas vesicle protein GvpG, with translation MILVDDILLAPFRGLRWIFEEIHHAAHEEIANGAESITAELSTLYMMLETGKITEQEFAQQEKLLLDRLDQIQRPAPTIE, from the coding sequence GTGATTTTGGTGGACGATATCCTGCTGGCTCCGTTTCGCGGCTTGCGCTGGATTTTCGAGGAGATACATCACGCCGCCCACGAGGAGATAGCGAACGGCGCCGAATCCATCACGGCGGAGCTCAGCACTCTCTACATGATGCTGGAGACGGGGAAGATCACCGAACAAGAATTCGCCCAGCAGGAGAAGCTCCTGCTGGACCGGCTGGACCAGATCCAAAGGCCGGCGCCGACGATCGAATAG
- a CDS encoding GvpL/GvpF family gas vesicle protein — protein sequence MTPRPTTQYAPGPAARQKTYLYAIITGGRERVYGGFGIDGQNVYSIAAGKVAAVVSAFSGEGVRPERARLTAHHEVLKRLMAESTPLPMKFGIVAESPATVRRMLARNHQSLVGQLERLAGKVEMGLRVTWDVPNIFEYFVNTHPELGLARDRLLGVNCAPTQEHKIEVGSMFDRLLTRDREAYETRAMEMLQTRECEIRPLKCRNEREVMNLACLIRKDAMARFESSVFELAKQFDNNFALDYNGPWAPHNFVDVELLL from the coding sequence GTGACTCCCAGGCCGACGACGCAATATGCGCCGGGGCCCGCCGCGCGCCAGAAGACTTACCTGTACGCCATCATCACCGGCGGGCGGGAGCGCGTCTACGGCGGGTTCGGCATCGACGGACAAAACGTGTATTCGATTGCGGCGGGGAAGGTGGCGGCCGTGGTCAGCGCCTTTTCGGGCGAGGGAGTGCGCCCGGAACGTGCACGCCTGACCGCCCATCACGAAGTCTTGAAGCGGCTCATGGCGGAGAGCACTCCTTTGCCCATGAAATTTGGGATCGTCGCCGAGAGCCCGGCGACCGTACGGCGAATGCTGGCGCGCAACCACCAGTCTCTGGTGGGGCAACTGGAGCGCCTAGCAGGCAAGGTAGAGATGGGACTGCGGGTGACCTGGGACGTTCCCAATATCTTCGAGTATTTCGTCAACACGCATCCCGAGTTGGGGCTGGCGCGTGACCGGCTGCTGGGGGTGAACTGCGCGCCCACGCAGGAGCACAAGATCGAGGTTGGCAGCATGTTCGACCGCCTGCTCACCCGGGACCGGGAAGCCTACGAGACGCGGGCGATGGAAATGCTCCAGACGCGGGAGTGCGAAATCCGGCCGTTGAAATGCCGCAACGAGCGCGAGGTGATGAACCTGGCTTGCCTGATTCGAAAAGATGCGATGGCCCGCTTTGAGTCGTCGGTATTTGAGTTGGCGAAGCAGTTCGACAACAATTTTGCCCTCGACTACAACGGGCCCTGGGCGCCGCACAACTTCGTGGATGTGGAACTGCTGCTGTAA
- the gvpN gene encoding gas vesicle protein GvpN — MVTPYIDALTSRALTYMDVGYALHFAGPAGTGKTTLALHVASQRGRPVILIHGDDEYASSDLVGKDSGYHKSKLVDNYIHSVVKTEESLSTVWEDRRLTTACLNGYTLIYDEFNRSRPEANNVLLGVLEGKILSLPNLRRSGEGNLHVHPGFRAILTSNPEEYAGVHKTQDALLDRLITLNLGHFDRETEIEIAMAKSGLGRRDAEIIIDIIRELRGIGVNNHRPSIRAGIAIARILAHGKGSASPDDATFKTICHDVLNTDTAKVTHEGQSLMGDKVEETIHNVCSAVLPRRRNERGRKREKE; from the coding sequence GTGGTGACCCCCTATATCGACGCTCTGACCAGCCGCGCGCTGACTTACATGGATGTGGGATACGCGCTGCACTTTGCGGGTCCGGCGGGCACCGGCAAGACGACGCTGGCGTTGCACGTGGCCAGCCAGCGCGGCCGGCCGGTGATTCTCATCCATGGCGACGACGAGTACGCCAGCTCCGACCTGGTGGGCAAGGACTCGGGCTACCACAAGTCCAAGCTGGTGGACAATTACATTCACTCGGTAGTGAAGACGGAGGAGAGCCTGAGCACGGTCTGGGAAGACCGCCGCCTGACTACCGCCTGCCTCAACGGCTACACCCTGATCTACGACGAATTCAACCGCTCCCGCCCGGAGGCGAACAATGTCCTGCTCGGAGTGTTGGAGGGCAAGATCCTGAGTTTGCCCAATCTGCGCCGCTCCGGGGAGGGCAACCTGCACGTGCACCCTGGCTTTCGGGCCATCCTGACTTCTAATCCGGAAGAGTATGCGGGGGTGCACAAAACTCAGGACGCGCTGCTGGACCGACTGATCACCCTCAACCTGGGACACTTCGACCGCGAGACCGAGATCGAGATCGCCATGGCCAAATCGGGCCTGGGACGGCGGGACGCGGAAATCATCATCGACATCATCCGCGAGCTGCGCGGGATTGGCGTTAACAATCATCGGCCCAGCATCCGGGCCGGCATCGCAATCGCCCGCATTCTGGCTCACGGGAAGGGCTCGGCCAGTCCCGACGACGCCACCTTCAAGACGATTTGCCATGACGTGCTCAACACCGACACCGCGAAAGTCACTCACGAGGGCCAATCGCTCATGGGGGACAAGGTGGAGGAAACGATTCACAACGTGTGCAGCGCAGTCCTGCCGCGGCGCCGCAACGAGCGCGGGCGGAAACGGGAGAAGGAGTAA
- the gvpA gene encoding gas vesicle structural protein GvpA (There are 14 genes on the gvp gene cluster in halophilic archaea. The product of gvpA is a structural component of gas vesicles, which provide buoyancy to cells and promote flotation. It has been reported that the products of gvpAO and gvpFGJKLM represent the minimal set required for gas vesicle formation in halophilic archaea.), protein MAKVQKSTDSSSLAEVVDRILDKGIVIDVWAKVSLVGIELLSVEARVVIASVETYLKYAEAIGLTANAAAPA, encoded by the coding sequence ATGGCGAAGGTCCAAAAGTCTACCGATTCCTCCAGTTTGGCCGAAGTGGTAGATCGGATTCTTGATAAAGGCATCGTCATCGACGTGTGGGCGAAGGTTTCGCTGGTTGGGATCGAGCTGCTATCGGTCGAAGCCCGGGTAGTGATCGCCTCTGTCGAAACCTACCTGAAGTACGCCGAGGCCATCGGCCTGACGGCAAACGCCGCGGCTCCGGCTTAG
- a CDS encoding GvpL/GvpF family gas vesicle protein, with amino-acid sequence MSCLLYAIFGPPLRLGVELPTGVAGLPVEVVSYLDLGVAVSELPGLEPPADVPSLVAHEQVVEFFFRLRTVIPLRFGAMAGERREVTALLETRQAEYRALLQALDGFAEMGIQLLIDGAPDRAKVGSTAVSPPQLPSAQPPGASYLLAKKLSYRNADRMAEWESELVEALCASLAGLFRRRKVERSSARSEGLLSLYFLVPQSSVEEFRKASLSLKNQSFRLLLSGPWPPYNFVDSSDGGAIL; translated from the coding sequence GTGAGCTGCCTGCTGTACGCAATCTTCGGCCCTCCACTGCGGCTGGGAGTGGAGCTGCCCACTGGCGTAGCCGGGCTGCCGGTCGAGGTGGTTAGCTACCTGGACCTGGGCGTGGCGGTTTCCGAGCTGCCCGGACTGGAGCCGCCTGCGGATGTGCCTAGCCTGGTCGCGCACGAGCAGGTGGTCGAGTTCTTCTTCCGACTTCGGACGGTGATCCCGCTGCGCTTCGGAGCCATGGCAGGCGAGCGGCGCGAGGTCACGGCGCTCCTAGAAACGCGCCAGGCGGAATACCGAGCCTTGCTACAGGCACTCGACGGCTTCGCCGAGATGGGAATCCAACTTCTGATCGACGGCGCTCCTGACCGCGCCAAGGTGGGCTCGACGGCGGTTTCGCCGCCGCAGCTTCCTTCCGCCCAGCCGCCAGGCGCTTCCTATTTATTGGCCAAGAAGCTCTCCTACCGCAACGCTGACCGCATGGCGGAGTGGGAGAGCGAATTGGTGGAGGCGTTATGCGCTTCCCTTGCCGGGCTGTTCCGCCGCCGCAAAGTGGAACGGTCTTCTGCCAGGAGCGAGGGCCTTCTCTCTCTCTACTTTCTGGTGCCGCAATCGTCCGTGGAAGAGTTTCGCAAGGCGAGCTTGAGTCTGAAAAACCAGTCGTTCAGACTGCTGTTGAGCGGGCCATGGCCGCCGTACAACTTCGTCGATAGCAGTGATGGCGGCGCGATTCTATAG
- a CDS encoding GvpL/GvpF family gas vesicle protein yields the protein MQESEVVLYLFCFARPEQARQMAGVVVDEHNPVRIFRHSAEVCAVIGEVAREEFCGPVAERQMQQLSWVGPRALRHEAVIEAVMEHSPVLPVRFGTLFSSLPALTEFMDAHQEAISRFLQRVTGHREWSVKCRLDRKRAQQALASERQTGEGEQLSGLSEGARYLTQRRLHQYAERELGSWLEQTLRRVAHNLAQHATDFRECVPLPAERSDEGVEEALHWVFLLPQCTLSPFLKDVDRANLAHAGQGLQFEASGPWPPFRFVPPLAPVVAP from the coding sequence ATGCAGGAAAGCGAAGTCGTTCTCTACCTGTTCTGCTTTGCCCGCCCCGAGCAGGCCCGGCAGATGGCCGGCGTCGTCGTCGACGAGCACAACCCGGTGCGTATTTTCCGCCACTCGGCAGAAGTGTGCGCGGTCATAGGCGAAGTGGCGCGGGAAGAGTTCTGCGGCCCGGTGGCGGAGCGCCAGATGCAGCAGTTGTCCTGGGTGGGGCCGCGCGCCCTGCGCCACGAAGCGGTCATTGAAGCAGTGATGGAACACTCTCCAGTATTGCCGGTGCGCTTTGGCACGCTGTTCTCGTCATTGCCGGCCCTCACCGAATTCATGGATGCGCACCAGGAAGCCATTTCCCGGTTTCTCCAGCGGGTGACGGGCCACCGAGAATGGTCGGTGAAATGCCGGCTCGACCGGAAGCGAGCCCAGCAGGCGTTGGCTTCAGAAAGGCAGACTGGGGAAGGGGAACAGTTGTCCGGGCTCTCCGAGGGCGCCCGCTACTTGACCCAGCGGCGCCTCCACCAGTACGCGGAGCGTGAGCTGGGAAGTTGGCTGGAGCAGACCCTGCGGCGGGTTGCGCACAATCTGGCCCAGCACGCCACCGACTTCCGCGAATGCGTTCCGCTTCCCGCGGAGCGCTCCGATGAAGGAGTTGAGGAAGCGTTGCATTGGGTCTTCCTGCTGCCGCAATGCACCCTTTCTCCGTTTCTGAAAGACGTGGACCGAGCCAATCTGGCCCACGCTGGGCAAGGACTGCAGTTTGAAGCCTCTGGCCCTTGGCCTCCCTTCCGTTTCGTTCCTCCGCTGGCTCCGGTGGTCGCGCCGTGA
- a CDS encoding CDC48 family AAA ATPase, whose amino-acid sequence MGDKPLKLKVSEALSKDVGRAYARMGPEDLLRLRVEVGDIVEVAGKARTVCKAMPAYKEMRGQSQVQLDGLTRENAAIGLDEHVVVRPIACPAAERVVLVPTNIVPSERDMDYIGSRLDGLPVLAENRIRATLFGSRWADFKVESTVPKGPVLIGADTQLLMSKAKPQGAAERAISYEDIGGLKHYLVRIREMIELPLRYPEVFERLGIDAPKGVLLYGPPGCGKTLIARAIAHETQASFFSVSGPEVIHKFYGESEAHLRKIFEEADRKAPSIIFLDEIDAIAPRREQVVGDVEKRVVAQLLALMDGLASRRKVIVIAATNLPQVLDPALRRPGRFDREISIPIPDRQGRQQILEIHSRGMPLGNKVDLPHLAAITHGFVGADLEALCRESAMICLRRILPDVDFGLARIPYDQLAKLEVEMDDFLAALQTIEPSAMREVFVDVPNVSWEDVGGLAEIKTRLVEAVEWPLRYPDLFHQAGVKPPKGILLSGPPGCGKTLLAKAMASETKVNFISVKGPELLSKYVGESERAVRDIFRKARQAAPCIIFFDEIDALVPSRGGGGSDAHVSERVLSQFLAEMDGVEELRGVLVLGATNRADMLDPAIVRPGRFDEIVEIPLPDEAGRREIFQVQLRNKPLAAQVSAQDLASRRRSAAGGH is encoded by the coding sequence ATGGGCGACAAGCCACTGAAGCTGAAAGTCAGCGAGGCGCTCAGCAAGGACGTGGGTCGGGCCTACGCTCGCATGGGGCCGGAGGACCTGCTCCGGCTGCGGGTGGAGGTCGGAGACATCGTGGAAGTCGCCGGCAAAGCCCGGACCGTCTGCAAGGCCATGCCGGCATACAAGGAGATGCGCGGCCAGTCCCAGGTGCAACTGGATGGGCTGACGCGGGAGAACGCGGCCATCGGGCTGGATGAACATGTCGTGGTACGACCGATTGCCTGCCCGGCGGCGGAGCGGGTGGTCCTGGTCCCGACCAACATCGTCCCGTCGGAGCGGGATATGGACTACATCGGCAGTCGCCTGGACGGGTTGCCGGTGCTGGCGGAAAACCGCATTCGGGCCACGTTGTTCGGATCGCGCTGGGCCGACTTCAAGGTGGAGAGCACGGTACCCAAAGGCCCAGTGCTGATCGGAGCCGACACCCAGTTGCTGATGTCCAAGGCCAAGCCGCAGGGAGCCGCCGAGCGCGCGATTTCTTACGAGGACATTGGCGGACTGAAGCACTACCTGGTCCGCATCCGGGAGATGATCGAGCTTCCCCTGCGCTACCCCGAGGTGTTCGAGCGTCTGGGGATCGATGCCCCCAAAGGGGTGCTGTTGTACGGGCCACCGGGCTGCGGCAAGACGCTGATCGCTCGCGCCATCGCGCACGAGACCCAAGCCAGCTTCTTCTCCGTCAGCGGCCCAGAGGTCATCCACAAGTTTTACGGCGAGAGCGAAGCGCACCTGCGGAAAATCTTCGAGGAGGCCGACCGCAAGGCCCCCAGCATTATCTTCCTGGACGAAATCGACGCCATCGCCCCCCGCCGCGAGCAGGTGGTGGGCGACGTGGAAAAAAGAGTGGTGGCGCAGTTGCTGGCGCTGATGGACGGGCTCGCCTCCCGGCGCAAAGTGATCGTGATCGCCGCTACCAACCTGCCGCAAGTGCTGGACCCGGCGCTGCGGCGGCCCGGGCGGTTCGACCGGGAGATTTCCATTCCCATTCCCGACCGCCAAGGGCGCCAGCAGATTCTCGAGATCCACAGCCGCGGCATGCCGCTGGGGAACAAAGTCGATCTTCCCCACCTGGCGGCGATCACCCACGGTTTCGTGGGTGCTGACTTGGAAGCGCTGTGCCGGGAGTCGGCCATGATTTGCCTGCGCCGCATCCTGCCCGACGTGGACTTCGGCTTGGCCCGAATCCCCTACGATCAACTGGCCAAGCTGGAAGTGGAGATGGACGATTTCTTGGCCGCGCTGCAGACCATCGAGCCCTCCGCCATGCGCGAGGTGTTTGTCGATGTCCCCAACGTGAGCTGGGAAGATGTAGGCGGGCTGGCGGAGATCAAGACGCGCTTGGTGGAGGCGGTGGAGTGGCCGCTGCGCTACCCCGACCTGTTCCATCAGGCCGGCGTCAAGCCGCCCAAGGGGATCCTGTTGTCGGGGCCTCCGGGATGCGGCAAGACCCTTCTGGCCAAAGCCATGGCCAGCGAAACCAAGGTGAATTTCATCTCGGTCAAGGGGCCGGAGCTGCTCTCCAAGTACGTGGGGGAGTCGGAGCGGGCGGTGCGTGACATTTTTCGCAAGGCGCGGCAGGCGGCCCCCTGCATTATCTTCTTCGACGAGATCGACGCGCTGGTGCCCAGCCGCGGTGGCGGCGGCTCCGACGCGCACGTCTCGGAGCGAGTTCTGAGCCAGTTCTTGGCCGAGATGGATGGGGTGGAAGAATTGCGGGGGGTGCTGGTGCTGGGCGCCACTAACCGCGCAGACATGCTGGATCCGGCCATCGTGCGGCCCGGCCGCTTCGATGAAATCGTGGAGATCCCGCTTCCCGACGAAGCCGGGCGCCGGGAGATCTTCCAGGTGCAGTTGCGGAACAAACCCCTGGCCGCTCAGGTGAGCGCGCAGGACCTGGCGTCGCGGAGGCGCTCTGCCGCAGGTGGCCATTGA
- a CDS encoding Hsp20/alpha crystallin family protein: MEKRREKDTHGGLEGGIGGILRGLGDLVEKLADLEQQGVVSKTGTIRGSGEQVRGIYGFTVKVGLGDQGPRIEPFGNLRRDASSGRTEVQEVREPMVDVFDEEEHLLVLAELPGISKEDVQIELEDDVLTIAAERGDKKYRKEVLLPRSVPKEKMQVNCNNGVLEIRWAK; this comes from the coding sequence GTGGAAAAGAGGAGAGAGAAAGACACACACGGCGGATTGGAAGGCGGCATAGGCGGAATCCTCCGCGGCCTGGGAGACTTGGTGGAGAAACTGGCCGACCTGGAACAGCAGGGCGTGGTATCCAAGACCGGGACCATTCGCGGTTCGGGAGAACAAGTCCGGGGCATCTACGGATTCACCGTGAAAGTAGGCCTGGGAGATCAGGGGCCGCGCATCGAGCCGTTTGGGAATCTTCGCCGAGATGCCAGCTCCGGGCGCACCGAGGTACAGGAGGTGCGCGAGCCGATGGTGGATGTCTTCGACGAAGAGGAGCACCTGCTGGTGCTGGCCGAGTTGCCCGGCATCAGCAAGGAAGATGTCCAGATCGAACTGGAGGACGATGTTCTAACCATCGCCGCCGAGCGCGGCGACAAGAAGTACCGCAAAGAAGTTCTCCTGCCGCGCAGCGTCCCGAAAGAGAAGATGCAGGTCAACTGCAACAACGGGGTGTTGGAAATCCGGTGGGCGAAGTAG